Proteins from a single region of Corallincola holothuriorum:
- the xseA gene encoding exodeoxyribonuclease VII large subunit yields the protein MSNQKVFSVSTLNRCARQLLEEGLGTVWLQGELSNFVAAASGHWYFSLKDERSQVKGAMFRGKNRLVSLKPKSGLQVLVRAQVSLYEPRGDYQLIIEQMEDAGEGVLKQKFDQLKLALAAEGLFSTEHKQAIPAHPISVGVITSATGAAIHDILSVLKRRNPAIRVVLYPTQVQGDTAAAQIAEAILTANRRNECDLLIVGRGGGSLEDLRAFNEEVVARAIYQSQLPIISAVGHEIDTTIADYVADMRAPTPSAAAEYVSGDQQHQRQQLSQLSLRLKQAVSRLLLRDSNKLQQLQRNLQLNHPDRRLQQQTQRLDELSRRLLHTGNQGIAHASQRYAQLAQRLQRSDPAYRLEHLKTRQQQLTQQLTSNMQRHLQMQRNQWQHQCQELSLVSPLATLNRGYSITRDQQSQQVIKTTTQVMVGQQINSQLNDGSVVSEVIAIQANAE from the coding sequence ATGTCCAATCAAAAAGTATTCTCTGTCTCCACCCTCAACCGCTGTGCCCGCCAATTACTGGAAGAGGGGTTGGGTACGGTCTGGTTACAGGGCGAGTTATCAAACTTTGTCGCTGCTGCATCCGGTCATTGGTACTTCAGCCTGAAAGATGAGCGGTCTCAGGTCAAAGGCGCCATGTTTCGCGGTAAGAACCGCTTAGTCAGCTTGAAACCCAAGAGCGGCCTGCAGGTGTTAGTCAGAGCCCAGGTCAGCCTGTATGAACCCAGAGGCGACTATCAGCTAATCATTGAGCAGATGGAGGACGCTGGCGAAGGAGTCCTAAAACAAAAGTTCGACCAACTGAAGCTGGCACTCGCCGCAGAGGGGCTGTTCTCAACCGAGCACAAACAAGCGATCCCGGCGCACCCTATTAGCGTTGGGGTGATTACTTCTGCCACCGGTGCAGCCATCCATGACATTCTTTCGGTCCTGAAGCGGCGTAACCCGGCTATACGGGTGGTACTTTACCCGACTCAGGTACAGGGCGACACAGCGGCAGCACAGATCGCTGAAGCGATTCTCACCGCTAATCGACGTAACGAGTGTGACCTACTCATTGTCGGCCGGGGCGGCGGTTCACTGGAAGATCTCAGGGCCTTTAATGAAGAGGTGGTTGCTCGAGCCATTTATCAAAGCCAGCTGCCTATTATCAGTGCGGTCGGCCATGAGATTGATACCACCATTGCCGATTATGTCGCAGATATGCGCGCCCCGACCCCCTCAGCGGCAGCTGAATATGTCAGTGGTGATCAACAACACCAACGGCAGCAGTTGTCACAACTGTCGCTGCGCTTAAAACAAGCTGTTAGTCGTCTGCTACTGCGGGATAGCAACAAACTGCAACAACTGCAGCGTAACCTGCAACTCAACCATCCCGATCGTCGTCTGCAACAACAGACACAGCGTCTTGATGAGCTAAGCCGACGCCTACTGCACACGGGAAACCAAGGCATAGCGCATGCATCGCAACGCTATGCTCAACTCGCCCAGCGCTTACAACGCTCGGATCCTGCCTATCGGCTCGAACACCTGAAAACCAGACAACAACAGCTAACGCAGCAGCTCACCAGCAACATGCAGCGCCATTTGCAGATGCAACGCAACCAATGGCAGCACCAGTGTCAAGAACTGTCGCTGGTCAGCCCGCTAGCGACTCTCAATCGTGGTTACTCCATAACCCGGGACCAGCAAAGCCAGCAAGTGATCAAAACAACCACTCAGGTGATGGTTGGACAGCAGATAAACTCACAGCTCAATGACGGTAGCGTTGTGAGCGAAGTTATCGCCATTCAAGCGAACGCGGAATAA
- the pnp gene encoding polyribonucleotide nucleotidyltransferase: MNPIIKTFQYGQHTVTLETGVIARQASAAVLASMDDTTVLVSVVGVKDSGEGRDFFPLTVNYQERTYAAGKIPGGFFKREGRPSEGETLTARLIDRPIRPLFPKGFMNEVQVIATVISVNPEVNPDVVAMIGTSAALSISGIPFNGPIGCARVGYIDGEFVLNPLESELANSKLDLVVAGTESAVLMVESEADVLSEEVMLEAVVYGHDQMQNVVSAINEFKAEVATPAWDWTAPEKDETLFGKLKTLSEAGFGDAYKITDKLERQVAAKAVKSAALAAIVEEAGEDAIVDERAVSELLYKIEKAVVRNRIIAGEPRIDGRDPEMVRALNVMTGVLPRTHGSAVFTRGETQALVTTTLGTARDAQNIDSLLGERTDRFMLHYNFPPYCVGEAGFVGSPKRREIGHGRLAKRGIAAVMPNEEEFPYTVRVVSEITESNGSSSMASVCGTSLALMDAGVPIKASVAGIAMGLVKEGDDFVVLSDILGDEDHLGDMDFKVAGTNGGVTALQMDIKIEGITKEIMQIALNQAKGARLHILSVMDEAIGGHRDDVSDFAPRIHTIKIDPEKIRDVIGKGGAVIRALTEETGTSIDITDDGTIKIAATDGLAAKEAIRRIEEITAEVEVNRIYEGTVVRIVDFGAFVSVLPGKEGLVHISQIAAERIEKVADYLEVGQKVPVKVIEIDRQGRVRLSIKEAAPAAEQKPAEDKADA, encoded by the coding sequence GTGAATCCCATTATAAAAACATTTCAGTATGGTCAACATACTGTCACCCTGGAAACTGGCGTTATTGCACGTCAAGCATCAGCCGCTGTATTGGCTTCTATGGATGACACCACGGTTCTCGTGAGTGTGGTTGGTGTTAAAGATAGCGGCGAAGGTCGTGACTTCTTCCCGCTGACGGTGAACTATCAGGAGCGTACTTATGCTGCTGGTAAGATCCCTGGTGGTTTCTTCAAGCGCGAAGGTCGTCCTTCTGAAGGTGAAACACTGACAGCTCGCCTGATTGACCGTCCAATTCGTCCGCTTTTCCCTAAAGGCTTCATGAATGAAGTGCAGGTGATAGCGACAGTTATCTCGGTTAACCCAGAAGTTAACCCAGATGTTGTAGCTATGATCGGTACGTCTGCAGCCCTGTCTATCTCTGGTATCCCTTTCAATGGTCCTATCGGTTGTGCCCGCGTTGGTTACATCGATGGTGAGTTCGTATTGAATCCATTGGAGTCAGAGCTGGCTAATAGCAAATTGGACCTGGTTGTTGCCGGTACCGAAAGCGCTGTGCTGATGGTTGAATCAGAAGCCGACGTGCTTTCTGAAGAAGTGATGCTGGAAGCGGTTGTTTATGGCCATGACCAGATGCAGAACGTTGTTTCTGCAATCAATGAATTTAAAGCTGAAGTAGCCACCCCTGCTTGGGATTGGACTGCACCAGAAAAAGACGAAACCCTGTTCGGCAAACTGAAAACTTTGTCTGAAGCTGGTTTTGGTGATGCATATAAGATCACTGACAAGCTTGAGCGCCAAGTGGCTGCAAAAGCTGTTAAATCCGCGGCGTTAGCGGCCATTGTTGAAGAAGCGGGTGAAGACGCCATCGTTGATGAGCGCGCTGTTTCTGAACTACTGTACAAAATTGAAAAAGCGGTTGTACGTAACCGTATTATCGCTGGTGAGCCACGTATCGATGGCCGTGACCCAGAGATGGTTCGTGCCCTTAATGTCATGACTGGTGTGTTGCCACGTACTCACGGCTCTGCAGTATTCACCCGTGGTGAGACTCAGGCATTAGTGACGACTACGCTTGGTACCGCTCGTGATGCTCAGAATATCGATTCTTTGCTGGGTGAGCGTACGGACCGTTTCATGCTGCATTACAACTTCCCTCCATACTGTGTGGGCGAAGCTGGCTTTGTTGGCTCTCCTAAGCGCCGTGAAATTGGCCACGGCCGTTTGGCTAAGCGTGGTATCGCTGCGGTTATGCCTAACGAAGAAGAGTTCCCGTACACTGTGCGTGTGGTTTCTGAAATCACCGAGTCTAACGGCTCAAGCTCAATGGCTTCAGTTTGTGGTACTTCGTTGGCGCTGATGGATGCAGGTGTTCCTATCAAAGCCTCTGTTGCGGGTATCGCGATGGGCTTGGTGAAAGAAGGCGACGATTTCGTTGTTCTGTCTGACATCTTGGGTGATGAAGATCACCTTGGCGATATGGACTTCAAAGTGGCTGGTACCAACGGTGGTGTGACAGCACTGCAGATGGATATCAAGATCGAAGGTATCACTAAAGAGATCATGCAGATCGCTTTGAATCAGGCAAAAGGTGCTCGTTTGCACATCCTGTCTGTGATGGACGAAGCCATTGGCGGTCACCGTGATGATGTATCTGATTTTGCACCGCGAATCCACACTATCAAGATCGACCCGGAGAAGATCCGTGACGTAATTGGTAAGGGTGGTGCAGTTATCCGTGCTCTGACCGAAGAAACGGGTACCAGCATCGATATCACTGACGATGGCACTATCAAGATCGCTGCCACTGATGGTTTAGCGGCGAAAGAAGCTATCCGTCGTATCGAAGAGATCACTGCAGAAGTAGAAGTTAACCGCATCTACGAAGGTACTGTGGTACGTATCGTTGATTTTGGTGCTTTTGTGAGCGTTCTTCCGGGCAAAGAAGGTTTGGTCCATATTTCTCAAATCGCTGCTGAGCGTATTGAGAAAGTGGCTGATTATCTGGAAGTTGGTCAGAAAGTACCGGTTAAAGTGATCGAAATTGATCGTCAAGGCCGTGTACGTTTAAGTATCAAAGAAGCAGCGCCTGCTGCGGAACAGAAGCCAGCAGAAGATAAAGCTGACGCCTAA
- the guaA gene encoding glutamine-hydrolyzing GMP synthase — MTKNIHDHRILILDFGSQYTQLIARRIREIGVFCELWSCDVTEEQIREFNPRGIILSGSPESVGNDVGLKAPDYVFTAGVPVLGICYGMQTMTAQLGGEVVGSDHREFGYAQVEVIADSQLLHNIEDHVGANGNALLDVWMSHGDKVGQPPAGFSTIARTDSCPHAAIANEEKKFYGVQFHPEVTHTRQGQRMLEHFVINTCGCEKLWTPSSIIEDAVAQIKQQVGSDEVILGLSGGVDSSVTAMLLHRAIGKQLTCVFVDNGLLRLHEGEQVMEMFGDHFGLNIIKVDAEDRFLNNLAGIDEPEAKRKSIGHTFIEVFDEEANKLANAKWLAQGTIYPDVIESAASKTGKAHVIKSHHNVGGLPDDMEMGLVEPLRELFKDEVRRIGLELGLPYDMLYRHPFPGPGLGVRVLGEVKKEYCDLLRRADAIFIEELHAADLYHKVSQAFTVFLPVRSVGVMGDGRKYDWVVSLRAVETIDFMTAHWAHLPYDFLGKVSNRIINEIDGISRVVYDISGKPPATIEWE, encoded by the coding sequence ATGACTAAGAACATTCATGACCATCGTATATTGATCCTTGATTTTGGCTCACAGTACACCCAACTGATCGCCCGCCGTATCCGTGAGATTGGCGTATTCTGCGAACTTTGGTCTTGTGATGTCACGGAAGAGCAGATCCGCGAGTTCAATCCGCGGGGTATCATTCTGTCCGGTAGCCCAGAGAGTGTCGGCAATGATGTTGGTCTGAAAGCCCCTGATTATGTGTTTACCGCCGGTGTTCCTGTATTGGGGATCTGTTATGGCATGCAGACAATGACAGCGCAGTTAGGTGGCGAGGTGGTTGGCTCTGATCATCGCGAATTCGGTTACGCACAAGTGGAAGTGATTGCTGATAGCCAGTTACTGCACAATATCGAAGATCATGTCGGCGCGAACGGCAATGCCTTGTTAGATGTATGGATGAGCCACGGTGATAAAGTGGGGCAGCCACCTGCTGGTTTTAGCACCATCGCCCGTACGGATTCATGCCCCCATGCAGCAATCGCCAATGAAGAGAAAAAATTCTATGGCGTGCAGTTCCACCCTGAAGTCACCCACACTCGCCAAGGCCAGCGTATGCTGGAACACTTTGTGATCAACACTTGTGGTTGCGAGAAGTTGTGGACGCCGTCATCCATTATTGAAGACGCAGTGGCGCAGATTAAGCAGCAGGTGGGTAGCGATGAGGTGATCCTCGGTTTATCCGGCGGTGTTGATTCGTCAGTGACAGCAATGCTGTTGCACCGAGCTATCGGTAAGCAATTGACCTGTGTATTTGTCGACAATGGTTTGCTGCGCTTACATGAAGGCGAGCAGGTGATGGAGATGTTCGGTGACCATTTTGGTCTCAATATCATCAAGGTTGACGCCGAAGACCGCTTCCTCAATAACCTGGCTGGTATTGACGAGCCTGAGGCAAAACGTAAATCCATTGGCCATACTTTTATCGAAGTGTTTGATGAAGAAGCCAACAAACTGGCGAATGCTAAATGGCTCGCCCAGGGCACTATCTATCCTGATGTGATTGAATCAGCGGCGTCAAAAACGGGTAAGGCTCATGTGATTAAGTCTCACCATAACGTTGGCGGCTTGCCTGACGATATGGAGATGGGCTTAGTTGAACCTTTGCGTGAACTGTTTAAAGATGAAGTGCGCCGTATTGGCCTGGAATTAGGCCTGCCTTATGACATGCTTTATCGTCACCCATTCCCTGGGCCTGGTCTTGGCGTTCGGGTACTTGGTGAAGTGAAAAAAGAGTATTGTGACTTGCTGCGCCGCGCGGACGCTATCTTTATTGAAGAGCTTCACGCTGCTGATCTGTACCACAAAGTCAGTCAGGCATTTACCGTGTTCCTGCCTGTGCGCTCTGTGGGGGTGATGGGGGATGGTCGTAAATATGATTGGGTGGTATCACTGCGTGCGGTGGAAACCATCGACTTTATGACTGCGCATTGGGCACATTTGCCATACGACTTCCTGGGTAAGGTATCTAACCGCATTATCAATGAGATCGATGGTATCTCTCGTGTGGTATACGACATCTCCGGTAAGCCGCCTGCAACCATCGAGTGGGAATAG
- the guaB gene encoding IMP dehydrogenase: MLRIAQEALTFDDVLLVPAHSTVLPNTATLNTQLTSTISLNVPMVSAAMDTVTEANLAIALAQEGGIGFIHKNMSIEAQAAMVRKVKKFESGVVADPVTVHPDLTIGELKELSAQHGFKGFPVTDSENNLVGIVTSRDVRFEPDMDKKVSDVMTSKERLVTIHKDATADEVHHMMHEHRLEKILVVDDAFKLNGMITVKDFKKAERKPNACKDSDGSLRVGAAVGAGAGNEERIEALFNAGVDVLLIDSSHGHSEGVLQRIRETRAKYPDLQIVGGNVATAAGAVALADAGVSAVKVGIGPGSICTTRIVTGVGVPQITAVSDAVEALKDRNIPVIADGGIRFSGDIAKALAAGASCVMVGSMFAGTDEAPGEIELYQGRAFKSYRGMGSLGAMSQTQGSSDRYFQTDNAADKLVPEGIEGRIPYKGAVANIIHQQMGGLRSCMGLTGCGSIELLRTKAEFVKITSAGMGESHVHDVTITKEAPNYRMG; this comes from the coding sequence ATGCTAAGAATTGCCCAAGAAGCGCTCACATTTGACGATGTTTTACTCGTCCCTGCACATTCTACCGTGCTGCCTAATACGGCCACGCTCAATACCCAGCTGACTAGTACTATTAGTCTCAACGTGCCTATGGTCTCGGCGGCTATGGACACCGTGACTGAAGCCAATTTAGCAATTGCTTTGGCTCAGGAAGGGGGTATCGGTTTTATTCACAAAAACATGAGTATCGAAGCCCAGGCGGCGATGGTACGCAAAGTGAAGAAATTCGAAAGTGGTGTGGTTGCTGATCCTGTTACTGTGCACCCTGACTTGACTATCGGTGAGTTGAAAGAGCTTTCTGCTCAGCACGGCTTTAAAGGGTTCCCGGTCACTGACAGTGAAAACAATCTAGTCGGCATTGTTACCAGCCGAGATGTGCGTTTCGAGCCTGACATGGATAAAAAGGTCTCTGACGTGATGACTTCAAAAGAGCGTCTGGTGACCATCCATAAAGATGCGACAGCTGATGAAGTGCACCACATGATGCATGAGCATCGACTAGAAAAAATTCTCGTGGTTGATGATGCCTTCAAACTGAACGGTATGATCACAGTAAAAGACTTCAAAAAAGCGGAACGTAAGCCAAACGCCTGTAAAGATAGCGATGGAAGCTTGCGTGTTGGTGCCGCAGTAGGTGCCGGTGCGGGTAACGAAGAGCGCATTGAAGCCTTGTTTAACGCCGGTGTTGATGTGCTATTGATTGATTCTTCACATGGTCACTCAGAAGGTGTTTTGCAACGTATTCGCGAAACCCGTGCTAAATACCCTGATCTACAGATTGTAGGCGGTAACGTAGCAACAGCTGCAGGTGCTGTTGCACTGGCTGATGCCGGGGTGAGTGCTGTTAAAGTCGGGATCGGTCCCGGTTCTATCTGTACCACTCGGATCGTTACCGGTGTTGGCGTACCTCAGATCACCGCGGTTTCTGATGCCGTAGAAGCATTGAAAGATCGCAATATTCCAGTGATTGCCGACGGTGGTATCCGTTTCTCCGGAGACATTGCTAAGGCCTTAGCTGCTGGCGCTAGTTGTGTGATGGTTGGCTCTATGTTTGCTGGTACAGATGAAGCTCCTGGCGAAATTGAGCTGTACCAAGGGCGAGCGTTTAAGAGCTACCGTGGTATGGGGTCATTAGGTGCCATGTCGCAAACTCAAGGTTCATCAGATCGCTATTTCCAAACGGATAATGCGGCGGATAAATTGGTACCGGAAGGTATCGAAGGGCGCATACCTTACAAAGGTGCAGTAGCAAACATTATCCATCAGCAGATGGGTGGCCTGCGCAGCTGCATGGGCTTGACTGGCTGTGGCTCAATCGAGCTACTGCGCACGAAAGCTGAATTCGTGAAGATCACCAGTGCTGGTATGGGTGAATCTCATGTACATGATGTGACTATTACTAAAGAAGCACCCAACTACCGTATGGGTTAA
- the tadA gene encoding tRNA adenosine(34) deaminase TadA, translated as MSEISNEIHEKFMRRALALAAHAEALGEVPVGAVVVYRGEVIAEGWNQQILNNDPTAHAEVMALQAAGRAIGNYRLLDTQLYVTLEPCVMCAGAMVHGRVGQLIFGAADLKTGAAGSIMDITRHGNLNHQIEVVAGVLAGECSEQLSGFFRKRRAAKRAEKLARQQQSAAD; from the coding sequence ATGTCTGAAATCTCGAATGAGATCCACGAAAAATTCATGCGCCGCGCATTGGCACTTGCTGCCCATGCGGAAGCGTTGGGTGAAGTTCCTGTCGGTGCGGTTGTGGTTTATCGTGGGGAGGTGATCGCTGAGGGATGGAATCAACAGATCCTCAATAATGATCCGACAGCCCATGCTGAGGTTATGGCCTTACAAGCGGCGGGAAGGGCGATCGGTAACTATCGTCTGCTGGATACGCAATTGTACGTCACGCTTGAGCCGTGCGTGATGTGTGCTGGCGCGATGGTGCACGGCAGAGTTGGGCAGTTGATCTTTGGTGCGGCAGATCTGAAAACTGGTGCGGCCGGTTCGATTATGGATATTACTCGGCATGGCAACTTGAACCACCAAATTGAGGTGGTGGCAGGCGTTTTGGCTGGGGAATGCAGTGAACAGCTCAGCGGTTTTTTTCGTAAGCGCCGAGCGGCAAAAAGGGCGGAAAAATTGGCTCGCCAGCAACAATCGGCAGCCGACTAA
- a CDS encoding flavin reductase family protein — protein MNIDFSQLSGSEIYHIMTQTIVPRPIAWVLTDSGEQNYNLAPFSYFNAICSTPPLIMFSVGKKPDGSDKDTLHNIQRNKQFVVHIPGAEMAATVTETAKSLPHGESELNLSQLATEPFTDFPLPRISQCKLAMACSLFQIQAIGDVPQQLVFGKVEQLYINDAVAKEDNKGRLKVDAMELDPLARLGANEYASLGDSYSHTRPK, from the coding sequence GTGAATATCGACTTTTCTCAGCTCAGTGGCAGTGAGATCTACCACATTATGACCCAGACTATCGTACCCAGACCTATCGCTTGGGTGCTAACTGACAGCGGCGAACAGAACTACAACCTGGCCCCTTTTTCATATTTCAATGCCATCTGCAGCACGCCACCACTAATAATGTTTTCTGTTGGTAAAAAACCCGATGGCAGCGATAAAGATACGCTACACAACATTCAACGCAACAAACAGTTTGTTGTGCATATTCCAGGTGCCGAGATGGCGGCGACGGTCACAGAAACAGCAAAGTCCCTGCCCCACGGAGAATCTGAGCTCAACCTCAGCCAGCTCGCCACCGAGCCATTCACTGATTTTCCCCTGCCAAGAATTAGTCAATGCAAACTGGCGATGGCCTGCTCATTGTTCCAAATACAAGCCATTGGCGATGTACCGCAACAACTGGTTTTTGGCAAAGTTGAACAGCTCTATATCAACGACGCCGTGGCCAAAGAAGATAACAAAGGACGGCTCAAAGTAGACGCGATGGAGCTAGATCCACTCGCCCGCCTAGGAGCCAATGAATATGCCAGCTTAGGTGATAGCTATAGCCACACGCGCCCTAAGTAA
- the fbp gene encoding class 1 fructose-bisphosphatase, whose amino-acid sequence MITLGEFIVQKQADFPEATGDLTGLLSAIRLAAKVVNREVNKAGLADITGAVGEQNIQGEEQQKLDVYANEKFKAALEARGEVCGMASEEEEDYVVFDSEVNNNAKYVVLTDPLDGSSNIDVNVSIGTIFSIYKRVSPRGTPVTLEDFLQPGNQQVAAGYIIYGSSTVLVYSTGHGVHGFTYDPSLGVFALSHENICTPEDGLIYSINEGNYIKFPDGVKMYIKYCQAEDEATHRPFTARYIGSLVADFHRNLMKGGIYLYPSTMKNPNGKLRLLYECNPIAYLVEQAGGRASDGYQRILDIKPTELHQRTPFFVGSTNMVKTVEDLIKEFG is encoded by the coding sequence ATGATCACCCTCGGAGAGTTTATCGTTCAGAAGCAGGCCGATTTTCCAGAGGCGACCGGTGATCTCACCGGTCTGCTGAGTGCCATAAGGTTGGCGGCTAAAGTGGTCAATCGTGAGGTCAATAAAGCGGGATTGGCCGATATCACCGGCGCCGTGGGTGAGCAGAATATTCAGGGTGAAGAGCAGCAGAAACTCGATGTCTATGCCAATGAGAAATTCAAAGCGGCGCTAGAAGCGCGTGGCGAAGTGTGTGGTATGGCCTCAGAAGAGGAAGAGGATTATGTTGTTTTTGACTCTGAGGTAAATAACAACGCTAAGTATGTGGTGCTGACCGATCCGCTGGATGGATCTTCAAATATTGATGTTAACGTCTCTATCGGTACTATCTTCTCGATTTATAAAAGGGTGTCGCCGCGGGGCACGCCGGTGACACTGGAAGATTTTCTCCAGCCAGGTAATCAGCAAGTGGCCGCTGGTTATATCATCTATGGCTCTTCGACAGTTTTAGTGTATAGCACTGGCCATGGTGTCCATGGCTTTACCTATGATCCCTCGCTTGGCGTGTTTGCACTCTCCCATGAAAATATCTGCACACCGGAAGATGGCCTGATCTATTCGATTAACGAAGGCAACTACATCAAATTCCCCGATGGCGTGAAGATGTATATCAAGTATTGCCAAGCAGAAGATGAAGCGACACATCGTCCCTTTACTGCCCGTTATATTGGCTCTCTGGTGGCGGACTTCCACCGCAACCTGATGAAAGGAGGGATCTACCTATACCCCTCAACAATGAAAAATCCAAACGGTAAGCTGCGCTTATTGTATGAATGTAATCCGATTGCCTATCTCGTCGAGCAAGCTGGAGGCCGCGCTAGCGACGGCTATCAACGTATTCTTGATATTAAGCCGACGGAGCTGCATCAGCGTACGCCATTTTTTGTTGGTTCAACGAATATGGTGAAAACTGTCGAAGATCTGATCAAGGAGTTTGGCTAG
- a CDS encoding 1,4-dihydroxy-2-naphthoate polyprenyltransferase, which yields MRQLFVWFQAARPRTLPASLAPLIVGNWLAYLEDQLQSGLLLASLLCALALQIFVNYANDYFDALTGVDTDARVGPQRATQSGLVTHGQMRAAMVLSALAASLAGLYIVVFGSLWLLPVGIASLIAAYLYSGGPRPLASLGLGEITVFLFFGVVAVVGSYFMHTQLMSKAAWLAAVLVGLPVCAIMLVNNIRDISTDTAAGKKTLPVRIGRQNSVVLYSAALLLPLALTINQLNVVVWLSLWIATVFVAVWLISQLLKRQAQALNPLLGWTSFYSLWLAVLSCFYFTI from the coding sequence ATGCGTCAGCTTTTTGTTTGGTTTCAAGCGGCAAGGCCTCGTACCTTGCCGGCTTCACTTGCTCCCTTAATCGTCGGTAATTGGTTGGCGTACCTTGAGGACCAACTGCAGAGCGGTTTATTGCTCGCCAGTTTACTTTGCGCCCTAGCCCTGCAAATTTTTGTCAACTACGCCAACGACTATTTTGATGCGCTTACCGGGGTTGATACCGATGCACGGGTGGGGCCTCAGCGTGCGACCCAGTCTGGTTTAGTCACCCATGGTCAGATGCGAGCGGCTATGGTGTTAAGTGCGTTGGCGGCAAGCCTTGCTGGACTCTATATCGTGGTGTTCGGCTCCCTTTGGTTGTTGCCCGTGGGGATCGCCAGTCTTATCGCTGCCTACCTGTACAGTGGTGGTCCGAGGCCCTTGGCCAGTTTAGGTCTGGGAGAGATCACGGTATTTCTGTTTTTCGGTGTGGTTGCGGTGGTCGGTAGTTACTTTATGCATACTCAGCTGATGTCGAAAGCCGCCTGGTTAGCCGCTGTGTTAGTGGGGCTTCCTGTCTGTGCCATTATGTTGGTGAACAATATCCGCGATATTTCGACAGATACGGCGGCAGGGAAAAAGACCTTGCCGGTGCGTATTGGCCGGCAAAACAGCGTTGTTTTGTATAGTGCAGCCTTGTTACTGCCATTAGCATTGACCATTAATCAGCTAAACGTCGTTGTTTGGTTGAGCTTGTGGATAGCGACGGTTTTTGTCGCCGTATGGCTGATTAGCCAGCTGCTGAAGCGTCAAGCTCAGGCACTTAATCCCTTATTGGGCTGGACCTCTTTCTATTCGCTCTGGCTCGCTGTACTCAGCTGTTTTTACTTTACTATTTAG
- the nlpI gene encoding lipoprotein NlpI has translation MNYSRKLRVGWCLLMALGLSACASTQAPEPEGPALVLAEPEQPKARDQFTVAKISQLLAMPDHEDDQRAYLFYQRGVHYDRLGMRWLAQLDFQRALDLRPDMAEAYNRLGIYFIQTQQYEDAFQAFDSALELDPEHDYAFLNRGIALYYAGRDDLAVEDLESFLQRDTSDPYRAIWLYLAESRLSQPEALARLQFNRAKLDDNQWSTQLTNYLLGTIDEAELLQLAQQDWDDNSSMSERLCEAYFYLAKSYLAQGKDTQALTFLKLTIATNIYEYVEHRFALLELDLLQQRWSEQQGS, from the coding sequence ATGAATTATTCGCGGAAGTTACGCGTTGGCTGGTGTTTACTGATGGCTTTAGGTTTAAGTGCTTGTGCCAGTACACAGGCACCTGAGCCTGAAGGTCCAGCGTTGGTATTGGCTGAGCCAGAACAGCCGAAGGCAAGAGATCAGTTCACGGTAGCGAAGATTTCTCAGCTACTGGCGATGCCTGATCATGAAGATGACCAGCGAGCCTATCTGTTTTACCAACGTGGTGTTCATTACGATCGTTTAGGAATGCGCTGGTTGGCACAATTAGATTTTCAACGAGCACTCGATCTTCGCCCTGATATGGCGGAAGCCTACAACCGCCTTGGGATCTATTTTATCCAGACCCAGCAGTATGAAGATGCGTTCCAAGCATTCGATTCTGCGTTAGAGCTCGATCCAGAGCATGACTATGCCTTCCTTAATCGGGGGATAGCACTCTATTACGCCGGTCGAGATGACCTAGCGGTAGAAGATCTTGAGTCTTTCTTGCAGCGTGATACGTCGGATCCTTATCGTGCTATTTGGCTCTATTTAGCAGAGAGTCGTCTGTCACAGCCAGAAGCGCTGGCACGCCTACAGTTTAATCGTGCCAAGCTCGATGATAATCAGTGGTCGACGCAACTTACTAACTACCTATTGGGTACGATTGACGAAGCTGAGTTGTTGCAGCTTGCGCAACAAGACTGGGATGACAATAGCAGCATGAGCGAGCGGCTGTGCGAAGCATATTTTTATCTGGCGAAGAGTTATTTGGCGCAAGGTAAGGATACCCAAGCTTTGACGTTCTTGAAGCTCACCATTGCCACCAATATATATGAATACGTGGAGCACAGGTTTGCTCTGTTAGAGCTTGATCTACTGCAGCAACGTTGGAGTGAACAGCAGGGCTCTTGA